A window of the Gossypium hirsutum isolate 1008001.06 chromosome A05, Gossypium_hirsutum_v2.1, whole genome shotgun sequence genome harbors these coding sequences:
- the LOC107914364 gene encoding uncharacterized protein: protein MGTGRWGTWEELLLGGAVLRHGTRDWNLVASELRTRTVAPFGFTPEICKAKYEDLQQRYSGCKAWFEELRKQRMAELRQALEKTEDSIGSLESKVEGLKAEKKDDSQVIYGSSQTESAIPCLKSEGIEFSSKEKCKDRLSASSFTQEAETNWPPHCQIPVAVPAEVMDVKQGDSLTSEREQISSIDKLVNTFCGGRFLSIRKRRGKRKRKDCSKNAKEGSVGESEFLGPADVANALWCKETSASSEDQNRGSSSEVIDDIMGIFSSIAKNDCTSVFRRRLDSQERGRYKKMIRQHRDFDTIRSRIASKSIMSVKELFRDMLLVANNALVFYCKNTREYKSALLLRHIVTATLQQHLKELRSKVPLHKPLAKPRSIHPSHHERLGNTANNETPVVVNSRGCKNTSNAESPPSMESSTFSAQPRNAGCGYAIQKSESPTKGRKRARAC from the exons ATGGGAACAGGGAGGTGGGGTACGTGGGAGGAGCTTTTGTTAGGCGGGGCGGTTCTCCGTCATGGTACCCGAGATTGGAACCTCGTCGCTTCGGAGCTCCGGACCAGAACTGTTGCTCCTTTCGGATTCACCCCGGAG ATTTGTAAGGCTAAGTACGAGGATTTGCAGCAACGTTACTCAGGTTGCAA AGCTTGGTTTGAAGAGTTACGTAAACAGCGAATGGCAGAGTTGAGGCAAGCTTTAGAGAAAACCGAAGACTCGATTGG GTCACTGGAATCAAAGGTAGAGGGCTTGAAGGCTGAGAAAAAAGATGATTCCCAGGTTATTTACGGTTCCAGTCAGACAGAATCAGCTATACCATGTCTTAAATCTGAGGGAATTGAATTTTCCAGTAAGGAAAAATGTAAGGATAGACTCTCTGCCAGTAGTTTCACACAGGAAGCTGAGACAAACTGGCCTCCTCATTGTCAGATTCCCGTTGCTGTGCCTGCTGAAGTGATGGATGTGAAGCAAGGAGATTCACTGACCTCTGAGAGAGAGCAAATTTCAAGCATCGATAAGTTGGTAAATACTTTCTGTGGAGGAAGGTTTCTGAGTATAAGAAAGAGGAGGGGGAAGAGGAAGAGAAAAGATTGCAGCAAAAATGCCAAAGAAGGGAGTGTTGGAGAAAGCGAGTTCCTAGGCCCAGCTGATGTTGCAAATGCTTTATGGTGCAAAGAAACTTCAGCCAGCAGTGAGGATCAGAACAGAGGTTCCAGCAGTGAAGTGATTGATGATATAATGGGAATATTCAGTTCTATAGCCAAGAATGATTGCACGAGTGTCTTTCGGAGAAGGCTTGATAGCCAG GAAAGAGGGAGGTACAAGAAAATGATCCGGCAACACAGGGATTTTGACACTATAAGATCGAGAATAGCCAGTAAGTCCATCATGTCGGTAAAAGAACTGTTCCGTGATATGTTATTAGTTGCCAACAACGCCCTGGTATTTTATTGCAAGAACACTCGTGAATATAAATCCGCACTACTCCTTAGACATATTGTCACTGCAACTTTGCAACAACATTTGAAGGAATTAAGAAGCAAGGTTCCCCTGCATAAGCCTCTTGCAAAGCCCCGAAGCATTCACCCAAGTCATCACGAACGGCTAGGAAACACTGCCAACAATGAGACTCCAGTGGTTGTGAATTCCCGTGGATGTAAAAACACATCTAATGCAGAGTCTCCTCCCTCAATGGAATCCTCAACGTTTTCAGCTCAGCCAAGAAATGCGGGCTGTGGATACGCTATTCAAAAGTCCGAAAGTCCAACAAAAGGAAGAAAGAGGGCTCGAGCTTGTTGA
- the LOC107915259 gene encoding uncharacterized protein, producing MGCCLSTKNGSSRGKEAHLHAGLESFNQKPSLESRAPPPSAEEETVKEVLSETPKPKARIFIPQEEEKKKPQIEKPAFVKTQGEESLNFNIKPEPKLPVNVIEESASEDVSEICSVSVSESVSTITDRREEEEEVRQQKVFRSPARSGSRNQVVGRSPTRKLDQSPGRRNGVVNGGSASVRLVHSREPTVRRVSRPDLPRKDPGESSGRRSRSPAVNRSVMGRSPSGRRTNQSPGRARLDPGETDNSKKVEQQHGATTTTTMEGKWPSSNNNAATSSAPNESLENPLVSLECFIFL from the coding sequence ATGGGTTGTTGTCTAAGCACTAAAAACGGTTCCTCTCGTGGAAAGGAAGCACATTTACATGCGGGTCTTGAATCTTTTAACCAAAAGCCAAGCCTTGAAAGCAGAGCTCCGCCGCCTTCAGCGGAAGAAGAAACGGTGAAAGAAGTTCTTTCTGAAACTCCAAAGCCCAAAGCTCGCATCTTTATCCcacaagaagaagagaagaagaaaccCCAGATAGAAAAACCAGCGTTTGTCAAGACCCAAGGGGAGGAAAGCCTGAATTTTAACATCAAGCCTGAGCCGAAATTGCCTGTCAATGTCATTGAAGAGTCAGCGTCGGAGGATGTTTCTGAGATTTGCAGTGTTAGTGTAAGTGAAAGTGTTTCAACTATAACCGacagaagagaagaagaagaagaagtgagGCAGCAGAAAGTGTTCAGATCTCCGGCGAGATCCGGGTCAAGGAACCAGGTTGTGGGTAGGTCCCCGACCCGAAAACTTGACCAATCGCCTGGCAGAAGAAATGGGGTTGTGAATGGGGGGTCAGCATCAGTGAGGTTGGTTCATAGCAGGGAACCCACAGTGAGACGTGTGTCAAGACCCGACCTGCCGAGGAAGGACCCGGGTGAGAGTTCAGGAAGGAGGTCAAGGTCACCTGCTGTGAATAGATCTGTAATGGGTCGGAGCCCGTCTGGAAGAAGGACCAATCAATCCCCTGGTAGGGCCAGACTTGATCCGGGAGAGACGGATAATAGCAAAAAAGTGGAGCAGCAGCATGGTGCAACTACTACAACCACCATGGAAGGAAAATGGCCAAGTAGCAATAACAATGCAGCTACATCAAGTGCTCCAAATGAATCACTTGAAAATCCTCTTGTTTCCCTTGAATGTTTCATCTTTCTCTAG